accaccactactccACTTCCCACCACCAACAAAGAGCTGATAACAGAGACCACTGACTCTTGGTTCGACTCATGGTTTGTGATAGACAACACAGACGTACCAGATCCCGTCGAGCTTGAGCTCCCAGAGACAGAACCAACACAAGAGTATACCTTTCAGTACAGAATAGATGACTATTGAGCACAGACATGATAATAGACACCACCTTGGCAGTACTGCAGCTGATTAGCTTTTATTCTCTACTAATATGGACATTCACTCTGTGGAACAGAGTGCGTAAAAAATTCTGGATATTGTTCTAATGAGATTTAACAAAACCTTTAGAAATCTAAGTCCACCTTGCGTTCAGCTTACAAAagtgcactcttttttttttctttttttttttgtattttcacatgttttataataaaaatgccTGGATTACATTATGGTCTGCAGTTcttgttcaataaataaataaataaaagagaagatTATCATCATGCATACTGAGCCGTTTAAATAATCTGGAACAGTTGTTCTTATAATGGGGGTTCATGAAGCATGGTCAgggggttcttttttttttaagttgtggaaatcatataataataataaccatataTTCGTAATTAAGTTCATATCGATATAAGCCTATTTGACTGGTCATtggaattgaatgggtttaataaaaccttaataactcaaaaataaataggcagataaataatgtcagcttggacCTTGGATGTGTTCTGGGAGTGGAaagttcaataataataataataataataataataataataataatcgctCCATAGCTTTAATAAATAGCAGAATATTAttgaacacatttaaataataagcctAATATTTGTGCCTAATAatggaattatttttaaaatgtctgctCTTGAGAGATTTCTTAGCTTTGCTATCAGATTCTGttacattacttttattttgtaatcCCCTAAGTGCTGTCATACTTTTTCCAGTGGTCGCTTCCCAAATGACTTCTTATTCcacatctagtgcactacataaggTGTGTcgccatttttttctaatcctTCGTAGTGTACAAATACAGGAAGTACAAAGccatttggaacacagcctttCCTCCTCAGCCAGTTAGCGGCCAAGTTTCACAAGCGAATATCTGGTGATAACGTTTCTTATCTGTAGCGCCGCTGTGACGGTCGAATAATCGATTAAGGTCGTGTTtatgtttcacaaaaaaatatggTTTCATTGTAATATATTAAAACCTAGTATTAACACAGTTAGCATTAGCTTCAGGAGCTAGCTGCTTCACAAGTTTGTTTGGATTTAGCCTAACCTAGCTTTCATTTTCCCTCACCAAACCTTACAGGTAAGATTTTAAATGTCACCATGAACTATGTGTTTATAACGCGTAGTTTGTTGCTCTTGTTGTGAAAATAATAGTTGCCTtctgttaattttttatttttttttgctagcgTGCTAACGCTGTGAAATATTTAAGTGACACGTCTACCAGTATTACGACAAGTCCCGCCTCCTGAGCCCGGATTGGCTGAAATCTGGATCGGCACTGTCCAATTGGGAGCCTGACCACGAGTAAGCACTGTTAGCCAATCAGAGCGAAGGAGGCGGGATAATAGGATCCAATCCGAAGGCTGGAATTTGTCTGAATACGGGTAGAGACAAATAACACACCCGGCTTTGCTAATAATGCTAGTTACGTGCTAATCTTTTTCTTGAGAAAACGAGCTGGAGGTACTGAGGAGCTAAGCAGCAGCCAGTAATCCAATTAAATGTAAACTGTAATTCTGTAATGAACTAATTTGGTAAAATGGTGATTGTAACATAAATATCTTGTTAATATGCAGTTACAGTGGTCACGTGGTCATGGGAGAGTTTCTGTCAGTGTTATGCTGatgtttatctgtgtgtatctgatCCAGGTCTGCTGATAACCCAAGCTGAATAAGAACCATGAAGCtctacagtttgtgtgtgttgtacaaaGGATCGAACAAGGCCAACCTTCTCAAAGCAGCCTATGATTTGTcatcatttagtttttttcagAGATCCAGGTAGGTACCTGACCTCCTCTTGCCCGTAGGTAGGCCAGGGTTTCACGTACTACATTTCAGCCAACTACCaccattttacaatttaattttctccgggataaatcacagagatgggagtCTTCCACAATGGGCCTTTACACATGATGCTAAAAATCCTTAcatacacctcattttaatacaacagATTATTTTGGGCTTTATTATAACTGATTGTTCAAGTCAAGTCAGATTttctttataaagcacatttaaagacaCCATTAGTTgatccaaagtgctgtacataacACCATAAAGCGTCACATCAAATAGCGTCATAAGATGAAGAATAACACtaagttttaagagaagatttaaaaatggcTAAAGACCTCACGCGAAAGAGGAGACTGTTCCAGAGTACGACAGCGGGGAATAGATAGAAGAAGTTGATTACAAGATCTTAGTGCTCTAATAGAAGAGTAAGGCTGAAGAAGGTCAATAAtgtactgtagagcaagaccaGCAAGAGcgttatatacataaataagaattttataatcaattctGAGCTTAACAGgaagccaaactgaactaaaatgtGCCGCCGGTTTACAAATTCGATTTAcagaaacgctgattttctttctactcgtgtgtatgttgatcaccCATAAAGTACAAAGGACGTTCCCAACACAGCTCATTTCCAtgtagtgacacccacaaaactccataaaaggtcaagctGGGACTgctgggagcatgaaatgaatgatcagggtaaaggtctttaaaaaaaaaaaaaataaaaaaataagtggaagttattttgacttgaAATGAAAGATGAGAGTAAAGACTaaaatggaaattattttgactcacttctatgccaataaaatatttaataacattaatattaatattattaagtgAGCGCGAAATTCTCCATCAGCTAAGGCATTTGTTTACGGTTAACGGCTATGCGCAGACAGACTGGCCCGTTCTCCGTTTATacggtgccatttcttttgtcataattaaatgattagttttaattaattaatgccaataattgcccgagtggcacaacagaaaagcgttctcTCTATCATCTGGAGATTGcaactagccaatcatgggcatcatCTGCATGCAGAAGGgggtggatagcactttcctccgagcGTCTTACACCGCCCCTGACGTTGCAGGagtagcagtttgaaaaaatgcaGTCGGCTGGCTTCACTTGCCTCAGAGGAAGCTATTATGCCTTCCTGGTTGGTAGCTATTATGTGATAGGGAAGAGCTGTCTGATAGGTGGGAACtggccatgactaaattagagagaaaatcaGGGGAAAAGCACCCAGAAATAGTATTTTTAGttctgtaaacataataaaaataatcagtttaaactcaatatattccatatataaaagtgcagtaatccatgcaaattatgtGATTTGAAGTCAGTcaagttgaggtttacattagttagtcttcttgtatgtaaatttacacacactcaggagcaggagtaggatatgaatttacagtattttcatgaataccaagtTTCTTGTGCAAATGCACATACGAaagatttacgaataaatcaatgcgtatccagtttgataaatgaggccccttGTCTGTGTTTTATCATATACTTTccagttatgtgtgtgtgttcctgtctAATGGTGTTCAGCTCAAGTAACTGTGATCAGGTCAAAGAATTGCGATGTAATAAGTTTCTGGCCCACCCATGGTTCTTAACAATGTCTTGACTTGTGTCACTAAATCCTATCTTTCAGTGTACAAGAGTTCATGACATTCACCAGCAGCCTGATAGTCGAGCGCTCCTCGTTAGGAAGCCGTGCATCAGTCAAAGAGCAAGGTTAGTAAAGGTTTGCTGGATGACACCGAAGCGTTACACTGATTTCTGCCCCTGCTTTGTGCAGGAAGATGTCGTTATTCCAAACCAGTCATTACTCTCACTGCAGCTGGAAGAGGAAACAAGTGAGCTGAAGTTTCACAGTAATTAGAACAACAAATTGGCCAGCTGATGTTTATCTTCAGCCAAGGACTGACTCTGGCCAGCTGTCGTTGCCTACCACTTGGTCTGCTGGTTTCTCTGTGATTTACTGCctaaaggagtttttttttttttttggtaaccgTATTGATTACTTTAATCAGAATGTTCAGTCAGAAGTGTTTCCTCATTAGATTTAAGGCCATGATTTTCTCCTCGGTCGATGCTGATGTGACCGGCATGTCAAGTGCATGAGTGAGACTTGGATGATGCTGGGGAGGAAGTACAACTGAATTAAGCACGGAAATATAGTACAGTTTGATTCCTTAGTCAGTGTTCAAAGATCCACAGCAcagattattttataaataaaatccagCTATCAGTTAGGCTTATAAATAATatctaaataattataacaacaaGAACAGATTAAATCATAATGAACGATATCCACCACTGTAATGCCATTAAAGTAATCCTGGAGAAGTGTTACTACAGTCTTATACTATAGCCAtgtgctgattcattttctataacagcagctctgatattAGTTTCTATTGCAAGGCAAATCATAGGTCTGTATTAATCCATGTGTTCagtatgtttgtttctttagtagcagcttacacagggacgtATATGATGGATGCGCAACATAAATGCatagttttctgtgagaagatgtttattgaacgtttgtggaaggagtctccagtctcagaagtaaaactgtaactatgacttttctgacatgggaaagttttcagCATGGAGGGCTTTAtgacatgacaaactgcatttttttttcttattaacttcaggagggAGAAAAAAGCCTGTCTGCTAAGTAAAAGACTGTTTATAATTGCTATAATGTGATGACTTGTTTCTGTTCCACAATGAAtagtttaaatgtaaataaaattgttagctttggcaaattgctgtggtaaaaaaaaagatataaaacacttctggacatgcccttataggagaataatcaactttggagtgatAACAGTACATCTCTTGTACATAGTGCCGCATTACACCACACCATTGTTCGTTATTTTCCTAAAGCAGCATgccttgtgtgtttttttttgtttttgtttttttttccccttacttAATCATTGCCACTTTCATATGTCACCTTTATTTCCCATACTCATTTTGTATGAACAAAAATGCTGTCCAGAAAGATGATGTGTGCCAGAATTGTATTTCTAACTTGTCTTTTCCACAGAATACCTGTGTCACGTGTACGTCCGGAACGACTGTCTCAGCGGAGTAGTGATTGCAGATAACGAGTACCCCTCCAGAGTGTGCTTCACTTTGCTCGATAAGGTGGGCTTGTGTGGAAACAAGTGGTTTCCTACGTTTCTTCAAGTTTAATTGTTGAAAGTTTTGTTAGTGTTTCTTCTCTTAATAATTTAGACTTTAATGTTTCACTGGAAATTGAGCGTCTGAAATCCTGGAATGTTCAGATCAGTAGTGTAAGGTTTTTGCAGGCTATCCATCAGAAAAGGGAGGGGatagtaaacaggaagtaaaaggTGAAAGCGTTCATGTTGTTGCCTGTTTAAACAAATGGTGTTGTGCTTCAATGGATAAGAAATCCGCAGCCTTCAAAGTCACCTTGCAGGAATTGTATGCTTTGTATTCTTCATAGCCATATCACAGAAATCATATACAGACTGCTGTAATTTAAAGGAAAGGCCTGTTATGTGAGAGGAGGCATTTATTTTGGTGGCAGTGGTTGGAGTTCGCTTGTCTTCTTGGAAATAAGGTGAACTGCAGTTCAGTACAAAGCGAGTGATTTGTCCAAACTGCCTCCCTTTCAGAATTTTGTTCAGGTTGAAACGTAAACCAGCCAACTGTGAGGATTTCCCTGATGTGATGCAGTAAAGCAGCTCAGGCTGTTTCCCAGCATCTGTTTTCATATATCTACATTTAATTTGGTTTGCCTCTGTTGCAGGTGTTGGAGGAATTTGCCCGGGAGGTGAACAGCATAGACTGGCCCTCAGGCTCACCAGCTACTGTTCAGTATACCGCCTTAGACAGCTACCTGGCCAAGTATCAGGTGAGATGGATACACGTCTATGGTTATTTCATAGGAATTTAAGCCAGAATATATTGAGTAatctcagaaagaaaaaaaaatcatgtgaagcACCTGTTTAAGTGAATCAAActgcaaatccaaaaacactgAGCAGGCGTCAATGTCAAGCAAAATATTTACCCATAACAGGTTTGGTTTAGAAAAGTGAATCTTTTAAGTACCGAAAGCTACCAGGTTTAATTTGATAATGTGTGCACGTGCATGATATCTACCTGCAAACTGACTCTGTGATGACATCACACGCGTACCATTATGCCAAAAGCTGTGTGAAGAAAAGTTTCATAACTTTTAATTAACCATTTCATTTCTCCACATGAATGAATTTGCCTTACAAGAGTCACTCTAAAGAACGAATCGttcataaatctgtttatttccacAGAACCCGCGTGAAGCCGATGCCATGACTAAAGTGCAAGCTGAACTGGATGAAACCAAAATTATTTTGGTGAGCAAATGTCATCACACAAGCAACTTGCTAGTTATCAATTATTAAAAGGGTTTATTGCATATTTGATAGTCAGATCAGTGTTCTAAAGTGAGCGTGAGAATGCTGGTTTTTGTGGAAGTGGTTTCAGTTTTTAAGCCCTGCCCAGTTATTTTGATCTGCTTCCTTAGTTCAGTAGATACTatcaatcattttcattttaaataaaaacatccctGTTTTTGTGGTTAGCTCTGAGATCCAGTCAGTTAACGTAATGAAAAATATGTCTAATGATGTCTTATTTAATTCACGTGAGGGGCCGACAGGACCACGGATATTAAGAATTTTATTGCAGCCACTAATTGATCATGTTCATGCGAGTATTTTCGCTATTATATACTGACCTTACATCGTACATCATTTTATCACCTAAACAATTTCAGTTATCTAGTAATGACTTTggggctttttttcccccagaaccACAGTTTTCAGTGTTTGTAATACACTTTAACTACTACTGATTCCCAGCATACAAGTTGATGTTGACGTGATTGTCTGTTGTCTTCTGCAGCACAACACAATGGAGTCACTTCTGGAAAGAGGAGAAAAGCTGGATGACTTGGTACAGAAATCAGAGCACCTGGGAAACCAATCAAAAGCCTTTTACAAAACGGTTAGTATAATGACTCTCCGAATGAAATGGTTTCAAGCAGCACAGCAAAATAATACGAAATGTTGGGTCATTCTACACTACAGTGGCAAATGCTGTCCTCCGGCTTTGTAACCATTAAAACATCTGgaattatatcatgataaatattacaatatgttTTCAAACGTGGTTGTTATTTAAGATTCTGACAAACAAATCAGTTGGTTTGCCTTCGACAGTGGAATATAACTTTAAAATGACTAATAAAAGCAAACAAGTAAGGAGTAGATGATGACAAGGCATGTccgtataggaaaataatcaaagatagaataaaaaaataaaatggtggtgtgatgtggtctgacGTGAAGCAGCGTTAGTGTTACCAGCCTAGTTTAATAATTTGTGTAAGGAATATCACAACAAACTGGTTATACGAAAGTAATCCAAGTGGGGTGGAAGCGCACAGTCTGGAGTATGTTATTCCGCTTAAGctatttgccaacaattacaatgtttaatttattaatgaacaacacatcacacttgttaatggtttatagttagatttaatgttatggaacatccacgaGTCAAGTTTGTTCCTGTGAATACTTCTGTTCTAGActtgataaacagtcattcactccccagcttctcattttctctctgtctccgacaaaaaaacttcaccacatcaacaattatacaaagttttattaaatctgtttattattagtcttagattatatggagcctCCGCCacacaagttcctgtgtatgagctgtttctatagtaacaataacgtattagaacgagcacattaatataaacctaccATTCACGTTACAGCCGGAGCAAAAATAATtcacacctcctgaccaatcatattcaagaattcaaccatgctgtggtataatttccaataacagcacatctcttACACGACAGTCTGCCATTGcgaatgattttttatttattaaagaacgtctAATTTTTAgtagtttatattaaaaaataaaaagcagttcatgcgagaaaccacaaagtgtaaagtCTGTCttaatgctaccaccaccatgctttactgtgTAGATGTTTAGAAAAATTAAAGGCACAGGTTACGTTTATATGAAGCATCCCGCAATATGAGtgtctgtgtaaattgttactatccAAACAATTTGTtcgaatgagcacattaatgtaaaccttgtagctggaactattgtctagctgtgctgttatagaatattaatcagcaccttctgaccaatcagatttaagaattcaacaatgctgtagTATAATGAAAGTGAATCTTGGTGCTCAACATTGCGATTCATTATCAGTCATTTTTGCATTCACATGTATATTCAGTTCAGATAATACACTAACGTCGCATGCGTCTGTGTTGTGTTCTTGTCAGGCACGGAAGCAGAACTCTTGCTGTGAGGTGATGTGATGAAAGCATTGTGACGGATCAGACTCTCCTGGACCACcttttctttatctctgtcctctctcttatttctctctgtccctctcttggCCTGGGCTCAGATATAGAACAGACTCAGCAGTTCCAGAGACCTTATAGTGAGTGTTGAGGATAGAGAGAATccctaattattattattatttttgtttgtttgtttgttttctttccctctcagATGGGTTAGAGGGACTGATTTCCCAGACTACACCACACTTAACTGCACTGTAAGAGGGTTTGCTATTTCTTCCGTGCTCTGAGACAGTCCGCTCAGGGCCTGGTGTCCGCAGGGTTTAGGATGGAAAATGCACGGCGCAGAGAGAAGGTTAAGACATAAAGTCTCCATTGTGCCTTACTTTAAGTGGCTGTGCATTAAGTTAGACTGTTAGCCTTAATATTGAACATTTCAAGAGATGGGTtatagtgggaaaaaaatgttttacattttcttgtctTTTAAAACTGGAAAATGCATTGATCATGGGTGATGACCAGGTTTGAACTCTAATGTCTTATAGAGTGTATACTTTAAATTCTTTACAAATTGTGAAATAAATGGAGTGCACTATGTCAGACTAGCTTTTGCTTTGCCTACATCCTTTGTTATCTTTGTACAATGTAAgcgattaattaaaaaaaaatatatatagttgtaTTTTCACATTCCTAGTTGTATTCGGATAAGCATTCAAGTGTTAAAGGTAGTGATCAtgcttaggttttttttttttttttgctttcttaatAGTCAAACGTCAAGTGTGGTCTCCTCTGAAATCAGTCCCTTACCCTCGAATGACatttaataacaatatataCAGTGTCTAGTTCTCTTATTTTCAGACAGAACTAACAAACGTGAACGTGTCTATACTTTAACTATCGGTGACACTCTACAATCAGTGTTGAGTCTAGAATCACATTGGATCTCTATAATGTTCGGATTCCTTTCTTTACTTTTGGCACAAGCTGTAGTTATAAAACTACTAAAACTATCGAATCCCCATCTCGGGTGGTTTTAATTCGCCGCATCCCGAAATGTTTGTTGTTTAGGACTTTTAAAGTTCCTAAAACTCCTCTCTGTGTTTATGTATATCAGAGAAAGGTTTAAGACTATCAGATATCTGGAGTGCATAGTGTGGCTGATGTTCAAAAATGACACGTGTTGAAGTTTTGGGTTTATTTTGTGAACATTCTTGTGATTCCATGGCGTAAAAAAATTTTCTTAGTGATCTGATGGTGTTTTACTTTATGCAGAGTTGTTGCTCAATCTGTGtggcttgtgtgtgtctctacGCAATGTAAGGGTTGCATTGTATAAATTAAAGTGTGTTTCCTTGTCAAAAATACGACAAGCTGCTCTGGAGGACCTTCTGAGGTGCCTTTTTTGGTAATTGCCAAATTCCTGCAGCTCATTCAGTCTTAATTTAAGATTGAATGGCACCATGttttgtgtagttgtgtataAAACTAACTTGGCAAAATATATTCCTCAGACATGTACATTAAAAGTGTTTATAGGCAAAATGTTGGGTAATATTAGGCAGTAAATATGCTGTAACATTTTTCTTCAGTTCAGACGCAGTTAATCCGCTTTGTATTGTAGTTTTTTCTCTTATTCCCATCTTAATGTGCTcactgtataaatgtataattaacaCTGCAGTTGTATCAAGTGAGAAACGTCTTTTCAATCTGTGAAAAGGAAATAACATCACATTGCTGAATCTCAggttgtgggatttttttttttttttacatgacagTCTGTAAGAACAGTGAAGTaatcatttaaaactaaaaccaatatgaaaatgatagcaaattattaattatgtttCACTTACCATCATTATGTTTTGAACTAGAAAACAGCCTTAATAATAGCCTTGTTGTTCAGGAACAAAAtacaatcaaataaaaacaaaaactgacatTAAAGAACTGTTAAcattaatttacatattttggATTATAAGTAATAGAAGAAGGTTTGAAGGATGGAATGaacactgaatgattttaaacaTCAGGATACAATGATGGTTTGGGTTTAAGTGATTTTAGTTTCAGTTCTAAATGATTACAATGACCAACAAGGCTGTCACACTGATCTACATTTTAAGGAAAACTCCTTGGAGCTTGTTCTTCACATAAAAACTGAGTGAAGGATGTGAAGCTATTAAGGAACGGTCGGTATGATCTCACATGTCCAGCACTGACCATCTCAACGTCAGCTCTACCTCAGAAACCATCTCAGTGAGTGTGTTCACGTTCCTCAGGTATGTTATTCAGCAGCACACTTTATGATACTTTATGACTGCCGTgtaagaaatttatttattctttatagtCAGTTCAATGCAGGTGTGTCCTTGAAGAACATCCATCCAGCTTGGCATGTTGGGAATTAATGAGTGTTTTCTATCCCAATGTCTCTATTGGTTTGTAGAAAAATTGAATCCTGTGCTGTTAGGATTTGTTGTTCTGCTTCCTGGCTTTCCCAGTGTAGCGGAAACTCTTCAGTGGGTTCTTCCCTCTGATATTCTTCTGCAAGCATGAGGAAAGGAGACAGGACATTAGAACATTGTGTACATTGTGTTTACTAATTATTAGTGGTATGTTCAATGCATTTACTATAAGTAACACATTACAATGAATCACATGCCACCGGTTCCATTAACATATTGTCAAAAGTAGCACTAATATAACTCAAGTATTATATGTAATACAGTACAGTCCAAattgatatataaaatatttagcttttttctatgtctaattttataaaatattttttataactcAACCACTTGATGCACCAAGATGCTCTCCCATAATTACAAACcctttccccccccccccaaataaggaataaaacacaaccgTGCATGCTGTTTATAGGATAATTATCAATGATGGGATGGTGATGGGTTTTAATTCCTTTaataacagcaatttgccaacgattacattttatatttattaaaacaatgaaATGTCATGCTATTTATCCatctatagttacatttaatgttacagaatatctgaaagacaagttagttcctgaagTAAGTAATTTCAGTCTCACCTTGAAGGCAGTTTTCACAACTCCCTTTGGGTTGGGCTtgagcttcttcttcttccggCGTGAGAGGGGGTTGACCAGATTTTTCATTGTTGAAGGAACTGAAATAGGGATTaggaaaaatgttttcaaactATTTTATCTTCCCTAATGTCTCATGCTTCAATAATACCTATACAGCTGTGAACTGTTAATAGGAATGATCTCTTACTCAAGTAGTCTGGCACGTTTTTCAGGTGGAGTTTGATGATCGCAGGATGGAGGTCTT
This is a stretch of genomic DNA from Pangasianodon hypophthalmus isolate fPanHyp1 chromosome 17, fPanHyp1.pri, whole genome shotgun sequence. It encodes these proteins:
- the ykt6 gene encoding synaptobrevin homolog YKT6, which translates into the protein MKLYSLCVLYKGSNKANLLKAAYDLSSFSFFQRSSVQEFMTFTSSLIVERSSLGSRASVKEQEYLCHVYVRNDCLSGVVIADNEYPSRVCFTLLDKVLEEFAREVNSIDWPSGSPATVQYTALDSYLAKYQNPREADAMTKVQAELDETKIILHNTMESLLERGEKLDDLVQKSEHLGNQSKAFYKTARKQNSCCEVM